The following nucleotide sequence is from Polyangiaceae bacterium.
AAGCGATACGTAACGTCAGGGACTCCGGCCTTCCACGTCAGCTCATCCCAGCGCTCGAGATCGGGATCGTCCGGGCGCAGTGCTTTGACCGCCTGGCGGTATTCGTCCGCCGTCTTGAAGCGACGACCCATCAGCGGTTTCATCTGTGCCACGAAAACCGGATCGAGCTTCGCCTTTTGCCATGCGGTAATATCTTCCGGTGTAAGTTCAAGCTCTGTGGTCTCGGGAATCAACCACCAGAGGAGGCCCAGCCGCTTGTGGTTCGGTTGCACCGGGGCAAGCTCGGTCGTCGCACGCCGCAGAAGTTCCGGGTCGATCAAGGGCTTCGCGCCAGCACCAGCCCCCCCCGGAGCGTCACCCTCGCCCAACACGAGCAGGCCAAGCTTGAGCAAGCCTGCCGCGTTGATATGAAGACCCGACATGCCGTGAGCGTGCTTGGCCTTGTCCAGGCTCCACCAGTAGCGCGTGATCCCAAGCGGCTTGAACAACCGCTCCGCAACAAAGCGGTCGGCCCGCTTTCCACTCGCCCTTTCGATCAGCCCGCTGAGCAAATTGCTCGCACTGTTGCCATAAATGAACCGCTCTCCGGGCTTGGCTTCGAGCTCTGAGTCCAGGGCGAACTGAACGAAATCTTGGCTACGGTAGATGGGGAGTGTGCTCTTGGGTTCCGACAGACCACTCGAATGGCTGAGCAGGTGCCGCACCAAGACGCGCGACTTCTCCCCGCTTTTCCAGAGGGGAAAAAAATCGGACACTGGCTGTTCGAGGCTCAGCTTACCGTCTTG
It contains:
- a CDS encoding beta-lactamase family protein; the encoded protein is MRALEQEARDLGTDQFLVWQGGSMLARLNEEGTPLQSMSITKSVLGLAALILLQDGKLSLEQPVSDFFPLWKSGEKSRVLVRHLLSHSSGLSEPKSTLPIYRSQDFVQFALDSELEAKPGERFIYGNSASNLLSGLIERASGKRADRFVAERLFKPLGITRYWWSLDKAKHAHGMSGLHINAAGLLKLGLLVLGEGDAPGGAGAGAKPLIDPELLRRATTELAPVQPNHKRLGLLWWLIPETTELELTPEDITAWQKAKLDPVFVAQMKPLMGRRFKTADEYRQAVKALRPDDPDLERWDELTWKAGVPDVTYRFGPIIGTYSSGTLGQYLVILPRDRLIAVRMRKAPKRRKDHDPNDFPQFIQRVRELVEVR